From Bacillota bacterium, the proteins below share one genomic window:
- a CDS encoding zinc-ribbon domain-containing protein, with protein sequence MGVGEGLMLFILGALLAAFPVYRFIGWWIEGSIAGGELAVLLCTYIGLMGLLLVSGSAWLAFMALMLLVSGVAIMPWLGEMFNRRALRKMDEEEMYRARDVLAADPENHLARVVLAEKLYKLGRLDEAIEHLEYAVESSPALSRLERGKLQSWKREQAYAQRKLVLCPMCGAENPGEARRCIQCGSPIETFAALKEWAAQEQVVQKVLRAWLTVMAVLTVLSFVFMLLPLEMQGLVTIAALIVGAWFFLNRVKAWKQTV encoded by the coding sequence ATGGGCGTTGGCGAAGGGCTGATGCTTTTCATACTGGGCGCATTGCTGGCAGCGTTCCCCGTGTATCGCTTCATTGGCTGGTGGATTGAGGGCAGTATCGCAGGCGGGGAGCTGGCGGTACTGTTATGCACGTATATCGGTCTGATGGGGCTGCTGCTGGTGAGCGGCAGTGCGTGGCTGGCGTTCATGGCATTGATGCTGCTGGTCTCAGGGGTAGCCATAATGCCCTGGCTGGGGGAGATGTTCAATCGTCGTGCGCTGAGAAAGATGGATGAAGAGGAGATGTATCGCGCACGAGACGTTCTTGCCGCAGACCCCGAAAACCATCTCGCCCGAGTCGTTCTGGCGGAGAAGCTGTACAAGTTGGGCAGGTTAGACGAAGCCATCGAGCATCTGGAATATGCGGTGGAGAGTTCGCCTGCGCTCTCGCGATTGGAAAGGGGCAAGCTGCAGTCGTGGAAGCGCGAGCAAGCCTATGCCCAGCGCAAGCTGGTCCTCTGTCCGATGTGCGGTGCGGAGAACCCCGGCGAAGCCAGGCGGTGTATCCAGTGCGGCAGCCCCATAGAGACTTTTGCCGCGCTCAAGGAATGGGCGGCTCAAGAGCAGGTGGTGCAAAAGGTGTTGCGGGCCTGGCTGACGGTGATGGCGGTGTTGACCGTGTTGAGCTTTGTCTTCATGCTGCTGCCTCTGGAAATGCAGGGGCTGGTTACCATTGCCGCGCTGATTGTGGGCGCGTGGTTCTTTTTGAATAGAGTGAAGGCGTGGAAGCAGACGGTATGA
- a CDS encoding type II toxin-antitoxin system HicB family antitoxin → MKTFGRSYRAIVEPDHPQGYVAILPAVPGLMAHGESEETAVELLNELLRNHLIQLENAGQPLPDDGVEILWDEEDEQAGAKLVHIEV, encoded by the coding sequence ATGAAGACGTTCGGCAGGAGCTATCGTGCCATTGTGGAACCAGACCACCCGCAGGGTTATGTGGCGATACTGCCTGCGGTGCCCGGTTTGATGGCGCACGGCGAGAGCGAGGAAACGGCGGTAGAACTGCTGAATGAACTGTTGCGGAACCATCTCATCCAGCTGGAGAACGCGGGGCAACCGTTGCCCGACGACGGTGTCGAGATATTGTGGGACGAGGAGGACGAGCAAGCGGGAGCAAAGCTGGTTCATATAGAGGTCTAA